The nucleotide window TCAAGGAGGGAGATAATATTAGCACATTTACCAATGGCAAGTTATCATCCGGGTGAGGGGGTTGCAGAGCAGTATGCTAATATGACAGCCTTTTTTATTGCTTGgatgtgtttattatataaacagtcataatttattattttaattgttttattgtattattttacccATGAGTAACAACtttaacaacatttatttctatttcaatttactttaaaatgtatttctattgttTTGCAAACTCAAAAAGTTGTTGATGAGTTTTTCTATAACTTTTTTCAAGTCTCTGTTCCTCAGGCTGTATATGATAGGATTCATCGATGGAGTGACAATGGtgtacaataatgaaaaaaatttactAATACTTCTTGTTTGTCCATCACCGGGTACCAAATATGTACAAACCATTGTACCATAATAGGTGGAGACAACGGACAGCTGGGAGCTGCATGTTGAGAAACCTTTTTGTCTGCCCGTAATAGATGGGATATTAAAAATGGCaactataatataaacatatgataCAATGATGACGAAGAATGGAATTATAACTAAGACACCACCAACCAATGTTACTTCAAGTTCAACAATGGTGGTATCAGAGCAGGAGAGTTCCAGAATTGGATGAAGATCACAGAAATAGTGGTCAATTATATTAAGGCCACAAAAGTCTAATTGTGAGAGGATTAAAGTGTGACACAATTCTATTGAAATGcttaaaatccaaaatgttaaaatggtcaTCCAACAAAGCCGATGGCTCATTATAGAGCTATAATGCAAAGGTTTGCAGATGGCCAAATATCGTTCGTAAGACATCACAGTTAGTAGAAGACACTGCGAAGCTTCTGAGATGGCAAAGAAAAGAAACTGAATGAGGCAACCGCAAAGTGAGATAATGGTTTCTTTAACCAAAACAGCATGGAGCATGTTGGGAAGAATATCAGTCACTATTATTATATCCGATACAGAgagctgggagaggaagaagtacatggggcA belongs to Pyxicephalus adspersus chromosome 2, UCB_Pads_2.0, whole genome shotgun sequence and includes:
- the LOC140322178 gene encoding olfactory receptor 1M1-like, translated to MIHLLGFQIYPSMRFVVLFLFLIVYCVTICGNLLIITLVSYSKSLHCPMYFFLSQLSVSDIIIVTDILPNMLHAVLVKETIISLCGCLIQFLFFAISEASQCLLLTVMSYERYLAICKPLHYSSIMSHRLCWMTILTFWILSISIELCHTLILSQLDFCGLNIIDHYFCDLHPILELSCSDTTIVELEVTLVGGVLVIIPFFVIIVSYVYIIVAIFNIPSITGRQKGFSTCSSQLSVVSTYYGTMVCTYLVPGDGQTRSISKFFSLLYTIVTPSMNPIIYSLRNRDLKKVIEKLINNFLSLQNNRNTF